One window of the Candidatus Zixiibacteriota bacterium genome contains the following:
- the tpiA gene encoding triosephosphate isomerase (Evidence 2a : Function from experimental evidences in other organisms; PubMedId : 1598232, 6092857, 8309937, 9298646, 9600841; Product type e : enzyme), whose translation MRLKIIAGNWKMNKTTPEAAELTRGLIAGVGETDRPRVVICPPFTALSEVAKTLKGSPIFLGAQNMYFKESGAYTGEIAPSMLLTIGVAYVILGHSERREYFAETDKIVNEKVKLAVRAGLIPIVCVGEKLTDREKNLTEKVIEKQIDESLADLSEEDIKKTVIAYEPVWAIGTGKTATPEMAQEVHSFIRRRLHGRFGTAADSISILYGGSVNAENAAGLLNKDDIDGALVGGASLKIDQFMAIIKSSAK comes from the coding sequence ATGCGCCTTAAGATTATTGCGGGAAATTGGAAAATGAACAAGACGACCCCCGAGGCCGCGGAATTGACGCGCGGATTGATTGCCGGGGTGGGGGAAACGGATCGGCCGCGGGTTGTCATATGCCCCCCTTTTACAGCACTGAGTGAAGTCGCCAAGACTCTTAAGGGAAGCCCCATTTTTCTGGGGGCTCAGAATATGTATTTCAAAGAGTCCGGGGCGTATACCGGGGAAATCGCGCCATCTATGTTATTGACAATCGGGGTCGCCTATGTTATTTTGGGCCACTCGGAACGAAGAGAATACTTTGCCGAGACAGATAAAATTGTGAATGAAAAGGTCAAGCTGGCCGTGAGAGCCGGTTTAATACCGATAGTTTGTGTCGGCGAGAAATTGACCGATAGAGAGAAGAATCTGACCGAGAAAGTCATTGAGAAACAGATTGACGAGTCCCTGGCGGATTTGAGCGAAGAGGATATAAAGAAAACCGTCATTGCCTATGAGCCGGTCTGGGCGATCGGGACCGGGAAGACGGCGACACCCGAAATGGCTCAGGAGGTTCATTCTTTTATAAGAAGAAGGCTGCACGGCAGGTTCGGAACGGCGGCAGATTCGATTTCAATACTGTATGGCGGATCCGTGAATGCCGAGAACGCCGCAGGGCTTTTAAATAAAGATGATATTGACGGCGCCCTGGTAGGCGGGGCGAGTTTGAAGATTGATCAATTTATGGCGATTATCAAATCGTCTGCGAAGTAG
- a CDS encoding Preprotein translocase, SecG subunit, which yields MFTLVVVFHTLVCILLVIVVLMQSAKGEGLAGAFGGGGGLTGAVFGGRGAASFLSKATTVLAVIFMINCGVLAYMSGHRAGRQVSGTESVVTREAAKEMERQAQQQQASPTTGGQQSPNDQAAPTQTQPPAGDGK from the coding sequence TTGTTCACATTAGTGGTGGTATTTCATACGCTGGTATGTATTCTCCTGGTGATTGTGGTGCTGATGCAATCGGCCAAGGGTGAAGGCCTGGCCGGCGCTTTTGGCGGCGGCGGCGGTTTGACCGGAGCCGTTTTCGGCGGCCGCGGTGCGGCTTCATTCCTGTCCAAAGCAACCACCGTTTTGGCCGTGATATTTATGATAAACTGCGGTGTCCTGGCATATATGTCCGGTCACAGAGCGGGACGTCAGGTCAGCGGGACCGAATCAGTTGTGACCCGCGAAGCGGCCAAGGAGATGGAACGTCAGGCTCAGCAGCAACAGGCGTCCCCGACTACCGGCGGGCAGCAATCGCCGAACGATCAAGCGGCGCCAACACAAACGCAACCCCCGGCGGGCGACGGCAAGTAA